The Theropithecus gelada isolate Dixy chromosome X, Tgel_1.0, whole genome shotgun sequence genome includes a window with the following:
- the LOC112616455 gene encoding kita-kyushu lung cancer antigen 1 homolog, with protein sequence MNIYLLLASSILCALMIVFWKYRFQRNTGEMSSISTAFALLRRSSTGLINSNTDNNLSFNNLSRDILNNFPHSIDMQKRLLVNLKRVEYKMAELEYILVSQGLRGASGHRKST encoded by the exons ATGAACATCTATTTACTCCTAGCGAGCAGCATTCTGTGTGCCTTGATGATTGTCTTCTGGAAATATCGCTTTCAG AGAAACACTGGTGAAATGTCATCAATTTCTACTGCTTTTGCACTACTAAGACGCTCTTCTACTGGGTTAATTAACAGCAATACAGACAACAATCTTTCATTCAACAACCTCTCTcgggatattttaaataatttcccaCACTCGATAGACATGCAGAAGCGACTATTGGTAAACCTCAAGAGGGTGGAATACAAAATGGCTGAACTGGAATATATTCTAGTTAGCCAGGGTTTGAGAGGTGCATCAGGTCACCGGAAATCCACCTAA